In a genomic window of Candidatus Eisenbacteria bacterium:
- a CDS encoding HAMP domain-containing protein produces the protein MRFKDLRMRPKLIGSFLLAGLLPLIVVAWFSLDRAEKGMMTQAFQHLETVQKIKSAQIEEYIDRCRNDLTLLARNPDVKSAYRAFEAHKDWGNAGYENAYPIQSDEYHYLYTTYGEYLKVFNETYHYDDTFIICSEHGHVLYTTRGDDDLGQNLRTGPLKGSGLGELWRTVLETEELSFVDFRPYPPREGKPVAFMGAPLRNSNGEITAVVGMQLPMEQIDLIMRERTGMGKSGTSYLVGADGLLRSNSYFEDEEYSEKVSTFEKAGIYKVESEAISAAHKGRSGKAVITHHDGMVHLTCFSPIDIMGSKWASISEIHLSEVQRPIHKIRNAVVIVGIVTICALILFALGIAANVSGPITKIRDLAQKIAKGDLQQQIDIQQDDEVGSLAEAFREMSASLQSKADVARRIAEGDLTVEVPITSARDSLGKAMSEMIKNLKMMNQEMAVLAQAGVEGRLNVRGDTTHFKGEYAKMIQSINETLDAVINPVNESAEVLTRVASRDLSTYVKGRYKGDYAKIKQALNTAVQNLNEGLYQVAMASDQVTSAAAQINAGSQASAQGAAEQASSLEEISSSLQEMSSATKQNALHTKEAHNLADGARSRAKRGETNMQNLSSAMAKIKGSADKTAKIVKTIDEIAFQTNLLALNAAVEAARAGDAGRGFAVVADEVRNLALRSAEAAKTTAQLIEDSVKNADEGVTINEEVTKNLEEINEQIDKVTEVVAEIAEASNQQKMGIEQVSSAVDQLNQLTQQNVTNAEESASTSEELAAQAEELKRMVQGYKLTKEISQTNAFLTTNIYPGTLPETDQPPLRLIQSLERERSRRCRPPRITPEEEIPLDDDDDQDVLSNF, from the coding sequence ATGAGGTTTAAGGATCTTCGGATGAGACCGAAACTCATCGGATCGTTTCTACTGGCGGGTTTATTGCCCTTGATCGTTGTTGCGTGGTTCAGTTTGGATCGCGCGGAAAAGGGAATGATGACGCAGGCTTTCCAACATCTGGAGACGGTGCAGAAGATCAAATCGGCTCAGATAGAGGAGTATATTGACCGTTGCCGGAATGATCTCACACTCCTCGCGCGAAATCCCGATGTGAAATCCGCCTATCGCGCCTTCGAGGCCCATAAGGATTGGGGGAATGCCGGCTACGAGAATGCGTATCCCATCCAGTCGGATGAATATCACTACCTCTATACGACCTACGGTGAATACCTAAAAGTCTTCAACGAAACCTACCACTATGATGACACCTTTATCATTTGTTCCGAACACGGCCATGTATTGTATACAACCCGGGGAGATGACGACCTCGGTCAAAACCTTCGAACCGGCCCATTGAAAGGCAGTGGATTGGGAGAACTCTGGCGGACGGTTCTGGAGACCGAAGAGTTATCCTTCGTCGACTTCAGACCCTATCCACCGCGAGAAGGGAAACCCGTCGCCTTTATGGGGGCCCCACTGAGGAATTCCAACGGGGAGATCACAGCGGTTGTCGGTATGCAGCTTCCCATGGAACAAATCGATTTGATCATGCGGGAAAGAACCGGGATGGGGAAATCCGGAACGAGCTATCTTGTGGGCGCGGATGGGTTGCTGCGCTCAAATTCCTACTTCGAAGATGAGGAGTATTCTGAAAAGGTTTCGACATTCGAAAAGGCCGGTATCTACAAAGTGGAATCCGAGGCGATTTCGGCGGCCCATAAAGGAAGGTCCGGGAAAGCCGTCATCACACATCATGATGGCATGGTCCATCTCACCTGCTTCAGTCCGATTGATATTATGGGCTCGAAATGGGCCAGCATCTCTGAAATTCATTTGTCTGAAGTTCAAAGACCTATCCATAAAATCCGAAACGCCGTCGTCATTGTCGGTATTGTCACAATTTGCGCTCTCATTCTTTTCGCCCTTGGTATCGCCGCAAATGTTTCCGGCCCGATCACGAAAATAAGAGATTTGGCGCAGAAAATTGCAAAGGGGGATCTCCAGCAGCAAATCGATATTCAACAGGATGATGAGGTGGGGAGTCTGGCGGAAGCCTTCCGCGAGATGAGCGCCTCCCTGCAGAGCAAAGCCGATGTGGCGCGCCGCATTGCGGAAGGTGACCTGACCGTCGAGGTTCCAATCACGTCGGCGCGGGATAGCCTGGGGAAGGCCATGTCTGAAATGATTAAGAATCTGAAAATGATGAATCAAGAAATGGCGGTCTTGGCTCAAGCGGGGGTTGAAGGGCGATTGAATGTTCGGGGGGATACGACACATTTCAAAGGTGAGTACGCGAAAATGATTCAGAGCATCAACGAGACTCTGGACGCGGTCATCAATCCGGTTAATGAATCGGCGGAAGTTTTAACCAGGGTCGCATCCAGAGACTTATCCACCTACGTCAAAGGACGATACAAGGGTGATTACGCAAAAATTAAACAGGCGTTGAATACGGCGGTTCAGAACCTCAATGAGGGCTTGTACCAAGTGGCCATGGCGTCAGACCAGGTCACCTCGGCGGCCGCTCAGATCAATGCGGGGAGCCAGGCGTCGGCGCAGGGCGCGGCCGAACAAGCCAGCTCGCTCGAGGAGATCAGCAGCAGCCTCCAAGAGATGTCATCCGCCACAAAACAAAACGCGCTCCACACCAAGGAAGCCCACAATCTTGCCGATGGCGCGCGGTCCCGGGCAAAACGGGGAGAAACCAATATGCAGAACCTTTCCAGTGCGATGGCTAAGATTAAGGGTTCAGCCGATAAAACAGCGAAGATTGTGAAAACCATCGACGAGATCGCCTTTCAGACCAATCTGCTGGCGCTCAATGCCGCGGTTGAGGCGGCGAGGGCGGGCGATGCCGGAAGGGGTTTCGCCGTGGTCGCTGATGAAGTCCGGAATCTGGCTCTGCGCAGCGCCGAAGCGGCCAAGACAACGGCTCAGCTGATTGAGGATTCAGTAAAGAATGCGGATGAAGGCGTCACGATCAATGAAGAGGTCACAAAAAACCTCGAAGAGATTAACGAGCAGATTGATAAAGTCACAGAGGTGGTTGCGGAAATCGCGGAAGCTTCAAACCAGCAAAAGATGGGGATCGAACAGGTCAGCTCCGCTGTTGATCAGCTGAATCAGCTGACACAGCAGAATGTGACCAATGCGGAAGAATCGGCGAGTACTTCTGAAGAGCTGGCGGCCCAAGCGGAAGAACTGAAAAGGATGGTGCAAGGCTATAAATTGACAAAAGAGATATCCCAAACCAATGCTTTTCTCACAACGAATATCTACCCGGGTACCCTCCCGGAAACGGACCAGCCCCCTCTTCGGTTGATCCAATCGCTGGAGAGAGAGAGGAGCCGGAGGTGTAGGCCGCCGCGAATAACTCCAGAAGAAGAGATTCCTCTGGATGATGACGACGACCAGGATGTTTTATCGAATTTCTAG